From a single Entelurus aequoreus isolate RoL-2023_Sb linkage group LG12, RoL_Eaeq_v1.1, whole genome shotgun sequence genomic region:
- the LOC133661980 gene encoding reelin domain-containing protein 1-like yields the protein MKSYLLYLEMAMVFFSLILPTMAFSRGAGPASCMRMNPGHIQAQPQDPQKSHVTIRTSVRSYLPGQLITVTVRSSRDFMGFLLQARGGQDAKVLEEKQGRAGSPVGGPVLVGGSWTLTPPGTHTLRCLSEGDTLTHSDKQLKRNLSFVWRAPDAPVGDIRFYITVVQSYFVYWAGIKSAMVRDGSLWTGGNASRDETRRLHEYKITAVTANETPRPSLRPPTETQSSASKDVWSSTVPRGAFKGNHLSRGISEWNNAVQENSSRSLSGDKHAKLGSTPARESGSSTGSPVTLKDPRSLLYLLDQLPFITSFSPNVENFSTSSPPVLPDSIHNLKDRTVSTDIKTKTLTVNPLKLSKHHTFLLTSPSIPKSRFFASDTQGSSSLPEKAGLSTSQTSDLTGHEKSQTLRAMPLSNIGIRTAFSTQKVSHSRSILPNPLQSLFMFRSNTTDKPSPQSPQTLLEMVLPQSQRQVSPSPKYPVLSEKLADPQARPQSPQTVTSYTRWWMQSQGLVPTGKLNTLHFKTNADVHKDAHISSSTSGKSVSPNTFSVSSLPSSSLQSSLSLQTTARNLSQDLSKHSFITNSSSQQKTHPVISTLPNLFLTPPEPVSVHMSSIFPTVSHSWFSNFPSFSSNFPSSAPSYSRFPLNSMSSTTSSASSFTSTFSSSPSFSAKPLLPSTSLPSSSISSSVGPLTFISATSVHLRPSPARRRSHYNRPTAPLSLSPTHRQMLLIVSTDTELFHNPSMPDTSVESERKPQPKFKLNIGDEFKPKLPKTAAKLPSNPSEIPGKGGKYPEIVSRYTSWELGMLLGCSAGLGMVLVIGIRYVYRQACGKHTEVTLNDREREYGRGERGMIHVQECGDLVRVRRIRENSLVLLAEYDILASPGD from the exons ATGAAGTCCTACCTGCTTTATTTGGAGATGGCTATGGTCTTCTTCTCCCTGATCCTGCCTACCATGGCGTTCTCCCGTGGTGCCGGTCCAGCTTCCTGTATGAGGATGAATCCCGGCCACATCCAAGCCCAACCCCAAGACCCTCAGAAGAGCCATGTTACCATTCGCACCTCGGTGCGCTCATACCTGCCTGGACAGCTCATCACAG TGACCGTCCGAAGCTCCCGGGACTTCATGGGATTCCTGCTCCAAGCCCGCGGTGGTCAAGATGCTAAAGTCTTAGAAGAAAAACAAGGCAGGGCAGGGTCACCTGTAGGGGGTCCGGTCCTGGTGGGAGGCTCCTGGACCCTGACTCCGCCCGGGACACACACGCTGCGCTGCCTCTCGGAAGGCGACACGCTCACTCACTCGGACAAACAGCTGAAGAGAAACCTGTCGTTTGTGTGGAGGGCTCCCGATGCACCCGTGGGAGACATCCGCTTCTA TATCACAGTGGTTCAGTCGTACTTTGTCTACTGGGCGGGGATTAAGTCTGCAATGGTGCGTGACGGGAGTCTTTGGACTGGAGGCAATGCAAGCAGAGATGAGACAAGAAGACTTCATGAGTACAAGATTACTGCTGTCACAG CTAATGAGACCCCCAGGCCTTCCCTCAGACCTCCAACAGAAACACAAAGTTCTGCATCCAAAGATGTCTGGAGCAGCACTGTGCCTCGAGGAGCTTTCAAGGGGAACCACCTGAGCCGTGGGATCAGTGAATGGAACAATGCAGTACAAGAAAATTCTTCAAGAAGTCTTTCAGGAGACAAGCATGCAAAATTAGGCTCCACACCAGCAAGAGAGTCAGGCAGCAGTACAGGAAGCCCTGTTACTTTGAAGGACCCCCGTTCGTTGCTTTACTTATTGGACCAGCTTCCTTTCATAACCTCCTTCTCACCAAATGTagaaaacttttccacttcaTCTCCTCCTGTACTGCCTGACTCCATCCATAATTTGAAGGATAGGACAGTATCTACAGACATCAAAACAAAGACTTTGACAGTGAATCCACTAAAGCTTTCAAAGCATCACACTTTCCTCCTCACCAGCCCCTCAATACCAAAATCTCGTTTTTTTGCGTCTGATACACAAGGTAGCTCATCTTTACCAGAAAAGGCGGGTCTATCCACATCGCAGACATCTGACCTAACGGGACATGAGAAGTCCCAAACGTTAAGAGCGATGCCCCTCTCAAACATTGGCATACGTACAGCATTTTCAACCCAAAAAGTTTCCCATTCAAGATCAATTTTACCAAACCCTCTTCAGTCTCTTTTCATGTTTCGTTCAAACACCACAGACAAACCAAGTCCACAGAGTCCTCAAACGCTGCTGGAAATGGTCTTACCCCAAAGTCAGAGACAAGTTAGCCCCAGCCCAAAATATCCTGTCTTGTCAGAAAAATTAGCTGACCCCCAGGCGAGGCCCCAATCCCCCCAAACTGTGACATCCTATACTCGTTGGTGGATGCAATCACAAGGCTTAGTGCCGACTGGAAAATTAAATACTTTGCACTTCAAAACAAATGCAGACGTGCACAAAGATGCCCACATTTCTTCGTCCACATCTGGAAAATCTGTAAGTCCAAACACTTTCTCTGTTTCTTCACTTCCTTCTTCTTCCCTTCAGTCTTCATTGAGCCTTCAAACAACGGCTCGTAATCTCTCTCAAGACTTGAGCAAACATTCATTTATTACAAATTCCTCCAGCCAACAAAAAACTCATCCTGTTATTTCCACTCTACCAAACCTTTTTCTCACACCTCCTGAACCGGTCTCTGTCCACATGTCCTCCATTTTCCCAACGGTATCTCACTCATGGTTTTCCAATTTTCCATCTTTTTCGTCCAACTTTCCATCATCAGCCCCTTCCTATTCTCGGTTTCCACTGAATTCCATGTCTAGCACCACTAGTTCAGCCTCATCTTTTACTTCAACCTTCTCCTCTTCGCCCTCATTCTCTGCCAAACCATTGCTCCCTTCAACTTCTCTCCCTTCTTCCTCTATTTCCAGCTCAGTAGGACCCTTAACTTTTATTTCAGCAACCTCCGTGCATCTAAGACCTTCGCCGGCTCGGCGTCGCTCCCACTACAACCGTCCTACAGCACCTCTGTCGCTTTCGCCTACCCATAGACAAATGTTGCTTATTGTATCCACTGACACTGAACTCTTCCACAATCCATCAATGCCAGATACATCTGTTGAGTCAGAGCGTAAACCCCAACCAAAGTTCAAACTAAACATTGGGGATGAATTCAAACCAAAGTTACCAAAGACAGCTGCCAAGCTTCCTTCCAATCCTTCAGAGATTCCCGGCAAGGGCGGAAAGTATCCAGAAATCGTGTCTAGGTATACTTCCTGGGAGTTGGGGATGCTGCTGGGCTGTTCGGCTGGCCTGGGCATGGTTCTGGTGATAGGCATACGCTATGTCTACCGCCAAGCCTGTGGAAAACACACTGAGGTGACATTGAATGACCGGGAGAGAGAATATGGGAGAGGCGAGAGAGGGATGATCCATGTTCAGGAGTGCGGGGATTTGGTCAGGGTCCGCAGAATCCGAGAGAACAGCTTGGTGCTTCTTGCCGAGTATGACATATTGGCATCGCCTGGAGACTGA
- the LOC133662794 gene encoding probable RNA-binding protein 46 isoform X2: MAEDRSGCDHETSGEMAASSENVIPLLDDAEDSFKLLSRHTALLELMNKTGYDIVQENGQRKYGGPPPDWEGPAPRDSEVFVGSIPRNMYEDELVPLFETAGSIYELRLMMDFNGENRGYAFVKYTKREEALKAIQMLNNYEVRPKKLIGVCICLNNCRLFVGCIPKDKNKDEILDELRKVTDGVLDVIVYPADNSKNGGFAFVEYETHKAAAVARKKFISGAQLWGHTHWVNWAKRYKRREEVDRQYTGVTHVHKLSPSTTEEVTLGKTEKKYGGKGNLGSKMREGGGAKHAVVPHLGGMNDSSLLKEADRKVLPLFPGMQLSRTSLKQLQLCQIRSAVSLLDLYCCVNLWPMPDYQLYSTLGQDGSLLLVYKVVMPLSKSTFIPDKLCVLVDDAKELAAWNTLWNLDAPFMTSLSQVKPLLTTPPPLLPFLA; the protein is encoded by the exons ATGGCAGAAGACAGGAGTG GCTGCGACCACGAGACATCAGGAGAAATGGCGGCATCCTCAGAGAATGTCATCCCACTGCTTGATGATGCTGAGGATTCCTTTAAGTTGCTGTCCAGACATACAGCCTTACTGGAGCTCATGAACAAGACAGGATACGACATCGTGCAGGAAAATGGACAGAGAAAGTATGGCGGGCCGCCGCCAG ACTGGGAGGGCCCAGCGCCGcgagactctgaggtgtttgtggGGAGCATTCCAAGAAACATGTATGAGGACGAGCTGGTCCCTCTGTTTGAGACGGCTGGATCCATCTACGAGCTGAGGCTGATGATGGACTTCAACGGAGAAAACCGCGGCTATGCCTTTGTTAAGTACACCAAAAG AGAGGAAGCCCTCAAGGCGATCCAGATGCTGAACAATTACGAAGTGCGTCCGAAGAAGTTGATTGGCGTGTGCATCTGTCTGAATAACTGTCGCCTCTTTGTTGGATGCATTCCCAAAGATAAGAACAAAGACGAGATCTTAGACGAGTTGCGCAAG GTGACAGACGGCGTGCTGGACGTCATCGTATACCCTGCAGACAACAGCAAAAATGGAGGTTTTGCCTTTGTGGAGTATGAGACGCATAAGGCAGCGGCGGTGGCCCGCAAGAAGTTTATCAGTG GGGCACAGTTGTGGGGACACACCCATTGGGTAAACTGGGCCAAGCGATACAAACGCCGCGAGGAAGTAGACAGGCAGTACACTGGAGTTACACAC GTACATAAACTCTCGCCAAGCACTACAGAGGAAGTGACACTGGGCAAGACTGAGAAGAAGTATGGCGGTAAGGGCAACCTGGGAAGTAAGATGAGAGAAGGAGGAGGAGCCAAACACGCAGTTGTCCCGCACCTAGGAGGTATGAATGACAGCTCCCTTCTAAAAG AGGCCGACAGGAAAGTGTTGCCACTCTTTCCCGGCATGCAGCTCTCCCGCACCAGCCTGAAGCAGCTGCAGCTGTGTCAGATCAGGTCAGCTGTCAGCCTTCTGGACCTGTACTGCTGCGTGAACCTCTGGCCCATGCCAGATTACCAGCTTTACTCCACGCTGGGTCAAGATGGGAGTCTGCTGCTTGTCTACAAG GTGGTGATGCCGCTGTCAAAAAGTACTTTCATACCAGACAAGTTGTGTGTGCTGGTGGATGACGCTAAAGAGCTAGCTGCATGGAACACACTGTGGAACCTTG ATGCGCCCTTCATGACTAGTCTGTCACAAGTAAAACCTCTACTCACAACACCTCCACCATTACTTCCTTTCTTGGCATAG
- the slc10a7 gene encoding sodium/bile acid cotransporter 7 isoform X2, whose product MGLLATVRKEWFIIGIAVVILSAKIQPSFGVKGGPLKPEITISYVAVSLIFFNSGLSLKTEELTSALLHVRLHLFVQSFTLVFFPLAVWCLVRVLALTAINQWLLRG is encoded by the exons ATGGGGCTGCTGGCCACCGTACGGAAGGAATGGTTCATCATTGGAATAGCGGTGGTCATATTGTCGGCTAAAATACAGCCCAGCTTTGGTGTCAAAGGAG gaCCACTGAAGCCAGAGATAACCATCTCATACGTCGCAGTGTCGCTTATCTTCTTCAACAGCGGCCTCTCACTGAAGACTGAG GAGTTGACCAGTGCTCTGCTTCACGTGCGCCTTCACCTGTTCGTTCAGTCATTCACGCTCGTCTTCTTCCCGCTGGCGGTGTGGTGCCTGGTCAGAGTGCTTGCGTTGACCGCCATCAACCAATGGCTGCTCAGAGGGTAG
- the slc10a7 gene encoding sodium/bile acid cotransporter 7 isoform X1, translating into MGLLATVRKEWFIIGIAVVILSAKIQPSFGVKGGPLKPEITISYVAVSLIFFNSGLSLKTEELTSALLHVRLHLFVQSFTLVFFPLAVWCLVRVLALTAINQWLLRGLQTLSCMPPPVSSAVILTKAVGGNEAAAIFNSAFGSFLGIVVTPALLLLFLGSSSSVPFSSIFSQLFMTVVVPLIMGQVCRRFLRECLERRKPPFGAVSSAVLLMIIYSTFCETFSNPNMELDPTSLLMVALIIFSIQLTFMLLTFGYSSRSDSGFSPADTVAIVFCSTHKSLTLGIPMLKIVFVGYEHLSLISVPLLIYHPAQILLGSLLVPTIRNWMISRQKIMKTSSLQPV; encoded by the exons ATGGGGCTGCTGGCCACCGTACGGAAGGAATGGTTCATCATTGGAATAGCGGTGGTCATATTGTCGGCTAAAATACAGCCCAGCTTTGGTGTCAAAGGAG gaCCACTGAAGCCAGAGATAACCATCTCATACGTCGCAGTGTCGCTTATCTTCTTCAACAGCGGCCTCTCACTGAAGACTGAG GAGTTGACCAGTGCTCTGCTTCACGTGCGCCTTCACCTGTTCGTTCAGTCATTCACGCTCGTCTTCTTCCCGCTGGCGGTGTGGTGCCTGGTCAGAGTGCTTGCGTTGACCGCCATCAACCAATGGCTGCTCAGAGG GTTACAGACGCTGAGTTGCATGCCGCCTCCGGTCTCCTCAGCGGTCATTCTAACTAAAGCTGTTGGTGGCAACGAG GCTGCTGCCATCTTCAACTCAGCATTTGGAAGCTTCCTG GGCATCGTGGTAACGCCAGCACTGCTGCTGCTCTTT CTGGGCTCCTCGTCCTCTGTCCCCTTCTCCTCCATCTTCTCTCAACTATTTATGACGGTGGTAGTGCCGCTCATCATGGGTCAG GTGTGCCGCCGTTTCCTCAGGGAGTGTCTGGAGCGCAGGAAGCCACCCTTTGGTGCCGTCAGCAGCGCCGTACTGCTCATGATCATCTACAGCACCTTCTGCGAGACCTTCAGTAACCCCAACATGGAGCTGGACCCCACCAGCTTGTTGATGGTCGCCCTCATCA TTTTCTCCATCCAGCTCACTTTTATGCTGCTCACTTTTGGATACTCCAGCAG GTCAGACTCAGGTTTCAGCCCCGCCGACACGGTCGCCATCGTGTTCTGCTCCACGCACAAGTCGCTAACACTGG GTATTCCCATGTTGAAGATCGTGTTTGTGGGCTACGAGCACCTGTCGCTCATCTCAGTTCCCCTGCTCATCTACCACCCGGCTCAGATCTTGCTCGGATCTCTGTTAGTGCCAACCATTCGCAACTGGATGATCAGTCGCCAGAAG ATTATGAAGACGTCAAGCCTTCAGCCCGTCTGA
- the LOC133662794 gene encoding probable RNA-binding protein 46 isoform X4, whose amino-acid sequence MAEDRSGCDHETSGEMAASSENVIPLLDDAEDSFKLLSRHTALLELMNKTGYDIVQENGQRKYGGPPPDWEGPAPRDSEVFVGSIPRNMYEDELVPLFETAGSIYELRLMMDFNGENRGYAFVKYTKREEALKAIQMLNNYEVRPKKLIGVCICLNNCRLFVGCIPKDKNKDEILDELRKVTDGVLDVIVYPADNSKNGGFAFVEYETHKAAAVARKKFISGAQLWGHTHWVNWAKRYKRREEVDRQYTGVTHVHKLSPSTTEEVTLGKTEKKYGGKGNLGSKMREGGGAKHAVVPHLGEADRKVLPLFPGMQLSRTSLKQLQLCQIRSAVSLLDLYCCVNLWPMPDYQLYSTLGQDGSLLLVYKVVMPLSKSTFIPDKLCVLVDDAKELAAWNTLWNLDAPFMTSLSQVKPLLTTPPPLLPFLA is encoded by the exons ATGGCAGAAGACAGGAGTG GCTGCGACCACGAGACATCAGGAGAAATGGCGGCATCCTCAGAGAATGTCATCCCACTGCTTGATGATGCTGAGGATTCCTTTAAGTTGCTGTCCAGACATACAGCCTTACTGGAGCTCATGAACAAGACAGGATACGACATCGTGCAGGAAAATGGACAGAGAAAGTATGGCGGGCCGCCGCCAG ACTGGGAGGGCCCAGCGCCGcgagactctgaggtgtttgtggGGAGCATTCCAAGAAACATGTATGAGGACGAGCTGGTCCCTCTGTTTGAGACGGCTGGATCCATCTACGAGCTGAGGCTGATGATGGACTTCAACGGAGAAAACCGCGGCTATGCCTTTGTTAAGTACACCAAAAG AGAGGAAGCCCTCAAGGCGATCCAGATGCTGAACAATTACGAAGTGCGTCCGAAGAAGTTGATTGGCGTGTGCATCTGTCTGAATAACTGTCGCCTCTTTGTTGGATGCATTCCCAAAGATAAGAACAAAGACGAGATCTTAGACGAGTTGCGCAAG GTGACAGACGGCGTGCTGGACGTCATCGTATACCCTGCAGACAACAGCAAAAATGGAGGTTTTGCCTTTGTGGAGTATGAGACGCATAAGGCAGCGGCGGTGGCCCGCAAGAAGTTTATCAGTG GGGCACAGTTGTGGGGACACACCCATTGGGTAAACTGGGCCAAGCGATACAAACGCCGCGAGGAAGTAGACAGGCAGTACACTGGAGTTACACAC GTACATAAACTCTCGCCAAGCACTACAGAGGAAGTGACACTGGGCAAGACTGAGAAGAAGTATGGCGGTAAGGGCAACCTGGGAAGTAAGATGAGAGAAGGAGGAGGAGCCAAACACGCAGTTGTCCCGCACCTAGGAG AGGCCGACAGGAAAGTGTTGCCACTCTTTCCCGGCATGCAGCTCTCCCGCACCAGCCTGAAGCAGCTGCAGCTGTGTCAGATCAGGTCAGCTGTCAGCCTTCTGGACCTGTACTGCTGCGTGAACCTCTGGCCCATGCCAGATTACCAGCTTTACTCCACGCTGGGTCAAGATGGGAGTCTGCTGCTTGTCTACAAG GTGGTGATGCCGCTGTCAAAAAGTACTTTCATACCAGACAAGTTGTGTGTGCTGGTGGATGACGCTAAAGAGCTAGCTGCATGGAACACACTGTGGAACCTTG ATGCGCCCTTCATGACTAGTCTGTCACAAGTAAAACCTCTACTCACAACACCTCCACCATTACTTCCTTTCTTGGCATAG
- the LOC133662794 gene encoding probable RNA-binding protein 46 isoform X3 translates to MAEDRSGCDHETSGEMAASSENVIPLLDDAEDSFKLLSRHTALLELMNKTGYDIVQENGQRKYGGPPPDWEGPAPRDSEVFVGSIPRNMYEDELVPLFETAGSIYELRLMMDFNGENRGYAFVKYTKREEALKAIQMLNNYEVRPKKLIGVCICLNNCRLFVGCIPKDKNKDEILDELRKVTDGVLDVIVYPADNSKNGGFAFVEYETHKAAAVARKKFISGAQLWGHTHWVNWAKRYKRREEVDRQYTGVTHVHKLSPSTTEEVTLGKTEKKYGGKGNLGSKMREGGGAKHAVVPHLGAEADRKVLPLFPGMQLSRTSLKQLQLCQIRSAVSLLDLYCCVNLWPMPDYQLYSTLGQDGSLLLVYKVVMPLSKSTFIPDKLCVLVDDAKELAAWNTLWNLDAPFMTSLSQVKPLLTTPPPLLPFLA, encoded by the exons ATGGCAGAAGACAGGAGTG GCTGCGACCACGAGACATCAGGAGAAATGGCGGCATCCTCAGAGAATGTCATCCCACTGCTTGATGATGCTGAGGATTCCTTTAAGTTGCTGTCCAGACATACAGCCTTACTGGAGCTCATGAACAAGACAGGATACGACATCGTGCAGGAAAATGGACAGAGAAAGTATGGCGGGCCGCCGCCAG ACTGGGAGGGCCCAGCGCCGcgagactctgaggtgtttgtggGGAGCATTCCAAGAAACATGTATGAGGACGAGCTGGTCCCTCTGTTTGAGACGGCTGGATCCATCTACGAGCTGAGGCTGATGATGGACTTCAACGGAGAAAACCGCGGCTATGCCTTTGTTAAGTACACCAAAAG AGAGGAAGCCCTCAAGGCGATCCAGATGCTGAACAATTACGAAGTGCGTCCGAAGAAGTTGATTGGCGTGTGCATCTGTCTGAATAACTGTCGCCTCTTTGTTGGATGCATTCCCAAAGATAAGAACAAAGACGAGATCTTAGACGAGTTGCGCAAG GTGACAGACGGCGTGCTGGACGTCATCGTATACCCTGCAGACAACAGCAAAAATGGAGGTTTTGCCTTTGTGGAGTATGAGACGCATAAGGCAGCGGCGGTGGCCCGCAAGAAGTTTATCAGTG GGGCACAGTTGTGGGGACACACCCATTGGGTAAACTGGGCCAAGCGATACAAACGCCGCGAGGAAGTAGACAGGCAGTACACTGGAGTTACACAC GTACATAAACTCTCGCCAAGCACTACAGAGGAAGTGACACTGGGCAAGACTGAGAAGAAGTATGGCGGTAAGGGCAACCTGGGAAGTAAGATGAGAGAAGGAGGAGGAGCCAAACACGCAGTTGTCCCGCACCTAGGAG CAGAGGCCGACAGGAAAGTGTTGCCACTCTTTCCCGGCATGCAGCTCTCCCGCACCAGCCTGAAGCAGCTGCAGCTGTGTCAGATCAGGTCAGCTGTCAGCCTTCTGGACCTGTACTGCTGCGTGAACCTCTGGCCCATGCCAGATTACCAGCTTTACTCCACGCTGGGTCAAGATGGGAGTCTGCTGCTTGTCTACAAG GTGGTGATGCCGCTGTCAAAAAGTACTTTCATACCAGACAAGTTGTGTGTGCTGGTGGATGACGCTAAAGAGCTAGCTGCATGGAACACACTGTGGAACCTTG ATGCGCCCTTCATGACTAGTCTGTCACAAGTAAAACCTCTACTCACAACACCTCCACCATTACTTCCTTTCTTGGCATAG
- the LOC133662794 gene encoding probable RNA-binding protein 46 isoform X1 — translation MAEDRSGCDHETSGEMAASSENVIPLLDDAEDSFKLLSRHTALLELMNKTGYDIVQENGQRKYGGPPPDWEGPAPRDSEVFVGSIPRNMYEDELVPLFETAGSIYELRLMMDFNGENRGYAFVKYTKREEALKAIQMLNNYEVRPKKLIGVCICLNNCRLFVGCIPKDKNKDEILDELRKVTDGVLDVIVYPADNSKNGGFAFVEYETHKAAAVARKKFISGAQLWGHTHWVNWAKRYKRREEVDRQYTGVTHVHKLSPSTTEEVTLGKTEKKYGGKGNLGSKMREGGGAKHAVVPHLGGMNDSSLLKAEADRKVLPLFPGMQLSRTSLKQLQLCQIRSAVSLLDLYCCVNLWPMPDYQLYSTLGQDGSLLLVYKVVMPLSKSTFIPDKLCVLVDDAKELAAWNTLWNLDAPFMTSLSQVKPLLTTPPPLLPFLA, via the exons ATGGCAGAAGACAGGAGTG GCTGCGACCACGAGACATCAGGAGAAATGGCGGCATCCTCAGAGAATGTCATCCCACTGCTTGATGATGCTGAGGATTCCTTTAAGTTGCTGTCCAGACATACAGCCTTACTGGAGCTCATGAACAAGACAGGATACGACATCGTGCAGGAAAATGGACAGAGAAAGTATGGCGGGCCGCCGCCAG ACTGGGAGGGCCCAGCGCCGcgagactctgaggtgtttgtggGGAGCATTCCAAGAAACATGTATGAGGACGAGCTGGTCCCTCTGTTTGAGACGGCTGGATCCATCTACGAGCTGAGGCTGATGATGGACTTCAACGGAGAAAACCGCGGCTATGCCTTTGTTAAGTACACCAAAAG AGAGGAAGCCCTCAAGGCGATCCAGATGCTGAACAATTACGAAGTGCGTCCGAAGAAGTTGATTGGCGTGTGCATCTGTCTGAATAACTGTCGCCTCTTTGTTGGATGCATTCCCAAAGATAAGAACAAAGACGAGATCTTAGACGAGTTGCGCAAG GTGACAGACGGCGTGCTGGACGTCATCGTATACCCTGCAGACAACAGCAAAAATGGAGGTTTTGCCTTTGTGGAGTATGAGACGCATAAGGCAGCGGCGGTGGCCCGCAAGAAGTTTATCAGTG GGGCACAGTTGTGGGGACACACCCATTGGGTAAACTGGGCCAAGCGATACAAACGCCGCGAGGAAGTAGACAGGCAGTACACTGGAGTTACACAC GTACATAAACTCTCGCCAAGCACTACAGAGGAAGTGACACTGGGCAAGACTGAGAAGAAGTATGGCGGTAAGGGCAACCTGGGAAGTAAGATGAGAGAAGGAGGAGGAGCCAAACACGCAGTTGTCCCGCACCTAGGAGGTATGAATGACAGCTCCCTTCTAAAAG CAGAGGCCGACAGGAAAGTGTTGCCACTCTTTCCCGGCATGCAGCTCTCCCGCACCAGCCTGAAGCAGCTGCAGCTGTGTCAGATCAGGTCAGCTGTCAGCCTTCTGGACCTGTACTGCTGCGTGAACCTCTGGCCCATGCCAGATTACCAGCTTTACTCCACGCTGGGTCAAGATGGGAGTCTGCTGCTTGTCTACAAG GTGGTGATGCCGCTGTCAAAAAGTACTTTCATACCAGACAAGTTGTGTGTGCTGGTGGATGACGCTAAAGAGCTAGCTGCATGGAACACACTGTGGAACCTTG ATGCGCCCTTCATGACTAGTCTGTCACAAGTAAAACCTCTACTCACAACACCTCCACCATTACTTCCTTTCTTGGCATAG